In a single window of the Necator americanus strain Aroian chromosome X, whole genome shotgun sequence genome:
- a CDS encoding hypothetical protein (NECATOR_CHRX.G22290.T1), whose protein sequence is MQQAITYRNYESQRVRLPASCLPVAVAYAPTSINEEEEEVEAFYMDLKKFYREDRTFYKVIIGRERKDAKFTKRTPRTIIDWELFASLVGFRGDAIMGNIDDEYERLLEHLHDCTKKANSIKTTKRRPSDETLELIRRRGAPQGARNHELTSGLARSAEER, encoded by the exons GGTCCGCCTTCCTGCTTCATGTCTTCCTGTCGCTGTCGCTTATGCACCAACATCAatcaacgaagaagaagaagaagtcgaagctttctatatggatctgaagaagttctacagagaagatcgtaccttttacaaggtcataattg gGAGAGAACGAAAAGACGCGAAGTTCACTAAGCGAactcccagaactatcatcgactgggagctcttcgcttcgcttgtCGGTTTCCGGGGAGATGCCATCATGGgcaacatcgacgacgaatatgaacggcttctagaacatcttcacgactgtacgAAGAAAGCGAACAGtatcaaaaccaccaagagacgtcCGTCTGATGAAACTCTAGAGCTAATACGTCGGCGTGGAGCTCCACAAGGTGCAAGGAACCATGAACTCACGTCCGGGCTTGCGAGGAGTGCAGAGGAGCGATAA
- a CDS encoding hypothetical protein (NECATOR_CHRX.G22292.T1), which translates to MTTKTIHGNSQFQKPSSLRWTWESPGGGYHDKIDHIIVSRRFCMTDVVIVPKFYTGSKHRLLRGRFSFTGRERKDAKFTKRTPRTIIDWELFASLVGFRGDAIMGNIDDEYERLLEHLHDCTKKANSIKTTKRRPSDETLELIRRRGAPQGARNHELTSGLARSAEER; encoded by the coding sequence atgacgactaagaccatccatgggaactcgcaattccagaagccctcctctctacgctggacgtgggagtcacccggtggagggtatcATGAtaaaattgaccacatcattgtCAGTAGAAGGTTTTGCATGACGGATGTCGTTattgtaccaaagttttatacgggatcgaaacatcgccttcttcgaggaagattttctttcacaggGAGAGAACGAAAAGACGCGAAGTTCACTAAGCGAactcccagaactatcatcgactgggagctcttcgcttcgcttgtCGGTTTCCGGGGAGATGCCATCATGGgcaacatcgacgacgaatatgaacggcttctagaacatcttcacgactgtacgAAGAAAGCGAACAGtatcaaaaccaccaagagacgtcCGTCTGATGAAACTCTAGAGCTAATACGTCGGCGTGGAGCTCCACAAGGTGCAAGGAACCATGAACTCACGTCCGGGCTTGCGAGGAGTGCAGAGGAGCGATAA
- a CDS encoding hypothetical protein (NECATOR_CHRX.G22293.T1) has translation MANDMTSELGRRKRVAWGAYKIIEDVEKRTKNIWFCALLFDTTVLSALTYASETWAFRKQDRFAQMKGGIRCSSLSHRSKIRNAAASAKESKIR, from the coding sequence ATGGCTAACGACATGACCTcagagctgggcagaaggaaacgagtaGCTTGGGGAGCATACAAGATCATCGAGGATGTAGAGAAGAGGACTAAGAACATCTGGTTCTGTGCTCTCCTATTCGACACCACCGttctttctgctttgacctacgcttcagaaacatgggcgtttcgcaagcaAGACCGCTTTGCGCAAATGAAAGGTGGGATTCGATGTTCTTCCCTAagtcaccgatcgaagatcagaaaCGCTGCCGCATctgccaaggaaagcaaaattagatAG
- a CDS encoding hypothetical protein (NECATOR_CHRX.G22291.T1) gives MVQARKFKYDVIGLTETRRTHPLNAVYDTGEELFSGTCDSTGVDGVGVLVNTRSAFLLHVFLSLSLMHQHQSTKKKKKSKLSIWI, from the exons ATGGTGCAAGCCAGGAAgttcaagtacgacgtcatcggactgaccgagacgaggcgAACCCACCCACTGAACGCCGTGtatgacactggagaagaactgttctcaggaacatgcgacagtacgGGAGTTGatggagttggtgtcctcgtcaacacga GGTCCGCCTTCCTGCTTCATGTCTTCCTGTCGCTGTCGCTTATGCACCAACATCAatcaacgaagaagaagaagaagtcgaagctttctatatggatctga